A single Tuberibacillus sp. Marseille-P3662 DNA region contains:
- a CDS encoding LrgB family protein codes for MAKTLMAVIIILLTITIYLCMNRIYQRFHLPFLIPALTTTLAIIVILVCFQVPYQTYMIGGHWINLLLGPAVVALAYPLYKQRKALVQHFLPILGGVLVGSIVGIMSGLLFAKSLGIAHKLILSLLPKSVTTPVAMQIASGIGGAPSLTAVFVMIAGFTGVTLGPYILNWFRISTFLGQGIAFGSASHAIGTSKAFEYGEDTASMSSVAMTLSAVSAAILGPLVVLLLYA; via the coding sequence ATGGCAAAAACGCTCATGGCGGTCATCATAATTCTTCTGACGATTACAATCTATTTATGCATGAATCGGATTTACCAGCGTTTTCATTTACCTTTTTTGATTCCCGCCTTAACAACCACTTTAGCCATTATTGTTATTCTTGTTTGTTTTCAAGTCCCTTATCAAACTTATATGATTGGGGGACATTGGATTAACCTGTTACTTGGGCCGGCTGTGGTTGCGCTCGCTTATCCTTTATATAAGCAGAGAAAGGCTCTAGTCCAGCATTTTCTACCCATATTAGGCGGTGTTTTGGTTGGATCCATTGTAGGGATTATGAGTGGGTTGTTATTTGCAAAGTCACTTGGTATTGCCCATAAGTTAATCCTTTCCTTATTACCTAAATCAGTCACGACACCCGTAGCCATGCAGATTGCATCTGGGATAGGCGGAGCCCCTTCGCTGACAGCCGTTTTTGTAATGATAGCAGGTTTTACAGGCGTGACTCTTGGACCTTATATTCTGAATTGGTTCCGAATCTCTACATTTCTAGGCCAAGGGATTGCTTTCGGCAGTGCCTCCCATGCAATCGGCACTTCAAAAGCCTTCGAATATGGTGAAGATACGGCCTCAATGAGTTCCGTTGCCATGACGTTAAGTGCGGTTTCAGCTGCTATCTTAGGTCCTCTTGTCGTTTTGCTTTTATATGCTTAA
- a CDS encoding CidA/LrgA family protein, with the protein MKILKIVAQIAVLYMFYFIGEGLQHLLHLPIPGSIIGLFLLLTALIFKLCPVRWIESGADFLLSYLPLLFVPATVGVMNYFGLFAGKGIVLLLIVVISTIIVMIVAGHTSQILAKKVAKRKEKRTWQKRSWRSS; encoded by the coding sequence ATGAAAATCCTCAAAATCGTTGCTCAGATAGCGGTATTATATATGTTTTATTTTATTGGTGAAGGGCTGCAGCACCTTCTCCATTTACCAATACCCGGTAGTATTATTGGCTTGTTTTTGTTATTAACTGCTTTAATATTTAAGCTTTGTCCGGTAAGATGGATTGAATCAGGAGCAGACTTTTTGCTATCCTATTTACCTTTATTATTTGTTCCGGCTACTGTGGGTGTCATGAATTATTTTGGTCTTTTCGCAGGCAAAGGGATTGTCCTTCTTTTGATTGTGGTGATCAGCACGATCATTGTGATGATCGTAGCTGGCCATACAAGCCAGATATTAGCTAAAAAAGTGGCAAAGAGAAAGGAGAAAAGAACATGGCAAAAACGCTCATGGCGGTCATCATAA